One window of the Salvia splendens isolate huo1 chromosome 1, SspV2, whole genome shotgun sequence genome contains the following:
- the LOC121747434 gene encoding calcium-dependent protein kinase 20-like, which yields MGNNCAGPNTGKNPGFFQSMTAAVWKPKESPPPLDQDSGDSTQNKENSDVDSTLPTPTNITPEEPKKPDPPPSPKVETTTNDKPADAAKQNKPTYVKTVSCAGLQVESVLQRKTENMKEKFTMGRKLGQGQFGTTFLCVEKGTNKEFACKTIAKRKLTTPEDVEDVRTEIQIMHHLAGHPNMISIVGAFEDAVAVHVMMELCAGGELFDRIIQRGHYTEKKAAELSRIIVGVVQACHSLGVMHRDLKPENFLFVNQQEELLLKTIDFGLSAFFKPGETFNDVVGSPYYVAPEVLKKHYSQECDVWSAGVIIYILLCGVPPFWDESEQGIFEQILKGELDFVSEPWPSISESAKDLVRKILVQDPKKRLTAHQVLCHPWVQVDGVAPDKPLDSAVLSRLKQFSAMNKIKKIAVRVIAESLSEEEIAGLKEMFKMIDVDNSGHITLEELKKGLSRVGANLKDSEIENLMQAADFDNSGTIDYREFVAAMLHLNKVQKEDHIHAAFSYFDKDGSGYITRDELQQVCEQFGIEDVHLDDIIREVDKDNDGHIDYSEFVSMMQDSSLGGKVVQSSISMGMKSS from the exons ATGGGGAACAACTGCGCAGGGCCAAATACAGGGAAGAATCCTGGATTCTTCCAATCCATGACCGCCGCCGTGTGGAAGCCGAAGGAGAGCCCTCCGCCTCTGGATCAGGACTCCGGTGACAGCACCCAAAACAAGGAGAACTCGGACGTCGACAGCACCCTACCCACACCGACCAATATCACGCCCGAGGAGCCTAAGAAACCGGATCCTCCGCCATCGCCCAAGGTAGAGACGACCACCAACGATAAGCCGGCCGATGCAGCAAAACAGAACAAGCCTACATACGTAAAGACAGTGTCATGTGCAGGACTACAGGTGGAGTCAGTTCTGCAGCGGAAAACAGAGAATATGAAGGAGAAGTTTACTATGGGGAGGAAGCTAGGGCAAGGCCAGTTTGGGACGACGTTCCTGTGCGTGGAGAAGGGGACGAACAAGGAGTTTGCTTGCAAAACAATAGCTAAGAGGAAGCTGACAACGCCTGAGGATGTGGAGGATGTCAGGACGGAAATTCAGATCATGCACCATTTGGCAGGGCATCCGAACATGATTTCTATTGTGGGGGCTTTTGAGGATGCTGTGGCAGTACATGTTATGATGGAGCTTTGCGCAGGTGGAGAACTTTTCGATAGGATCATCCAAAGGGGGCATTACACTGAGAAGAAGGCGGCCGAGCTGTCTAGGATAATAGTTGGTGTTGTGCAAGCCTGCCATTCCCTAGGAGTTATGCATAGAGACTTGAAACCTGAGAATTTCCTTTTTGTTAATCAGCAGGAGGAGTTGCTGCTTAAGACCATTGATTTTGGCCTCTCTGCTTTCTTCAAGCCAG GAGAAACATTCAATGATGTTGTTGGAAGCCCTTACTATGTGGCCCCAGAGGTACTAAAGAAGCATTATAGCCAAGAATGTGATGTTTGGAGTGCGGGAGTTATTATCTACATATTGCTATGTGGAGTTCCACCATTTTGGGATG AATCGGAACAAGGAATTTTCGAGCAGATTTTGAAAGGCGAACTTGACTTTGTTTCGGAACCCTGGCCTAGTATATCCGAAAGTGCAAAGGATCTCGTTCGGAAAATTCTTGTACAGGACCCTAAGAAGCGGCTAACAGCTCACCAAGTTCTTT GCCATCCATGGGTACAAGTCGATGGTGTTGCTCCAGATAAGCCTCTTGATTCAGCTGTTCTAAGTCGCCTGAAGCAATTCTCTGCAATGAACAAAATCAAAAAGATTGCCGTTAGA GTTATCGCCGAGAGCCTATCTGAGGAGGAAATCGCAGGATTAAAGGAAATGTTTAAAATGATCGATGTAGACAATAGTGGGCATATCACACTTGAAGAACTCAAGAAAGGGCTATCTAGAGTTGGGGCCAACCTCAAAGACTCAGAAATAGAGAACCTAATGCAAGCT GCTGATTTCGACAACAGTGGCACCATAGACTACCGGGAATTTGTGGCAGCAATGTTGCACCTAAACAAAGTGCAGAAGGAGGATCACATACACGCAGCCTTTTCGTATTTTGACAAAGATGGCAGCGGCTACATCACAAGGGACGAGCTCCAGCAGGTCTGCGAGCAATTTGGAATAGAAGACGTCCACTTGGATGATATCATCCGTGAAGTCGACAAAGACAAC GATGGCCACATTGATTACAGCGAGTTCGTGTCAATGATGCAGGACAGTAGTTTGGGGGGCAAGGTAGTACAGAGTAGCATAAGCATGGGAATGAAGAGTTCTTAG